In Amycolatopsis coloradensis, one genomic interval encodes:
- a CDS encoding NAD(P)/FAD-dependent oxidoreductase: protein MSDGDRIVIVGAGVAGLRSAERLRELGFDGEIVLVGDEPRKPYHRPMVSKELITGGVKPVAASLEPYVDLDVHWRLGTRATWLDSKERTVHLPGGESLWYDGLIIATGVYPRHLPGSPRHDPRVRVLRTVEDSLAVRRALGNSNKSVVVIGSGLIGNEFAASMRYMGRDVTLIGHAKAPLHRFGERIASALTKEHQHHRAKLAMNTEVRNWISTKETVGLHLTNNQFLVASCVVLSIGSVPAVDWLRGSELTIDDGVLCESTLFAVGAEDVVVAGDVAKWPNLRIDETPRRVEHWMNGVESGRAAAESLMLGRDNARPYTPLPRAWSSLYDARLQTAGMPSLGKDTIELSDGVTGFVRDGRLIGAAGWDRPKAMIHWTAELDRRLPVPEPVFPAPAAPSFAATPIGEDILAPFERDFLSETPTEAVPAPERMPWARVPAG from the coding sequence ATGAGTGACGGAGATCGGATCGTCATCGTCGGGGCGGGCGTCGCCGGCCTCCGCTCGGCGGAACGGTTGCGGGAACTCGGTTTCGACGGCGAGATCGTGCTGGTCGGCGACGAGCCGCGGAAACCGTACCACCGGCCGATGGTGTCGAAGGAGCTCATCACCGGCGGAGTGAAACCGGTGGCCGCGAGCCTGGAGCCCTACGTCGACCTGGACGTCCACTGGCGGCTCGGCACCCGCGCGACCTGGCTCGACAGCAAGGAACGCACCGTCCACCTGCCGGGTGGTGAATCCCTGTGGTACGACGGGTTGATCATCGCGACCGGCGTCTACCCCCGGCATCTTCCCGGCTCGCCGCGCCACGACCCCCGGGTCCGCGTGCTGCGGACCGTGGAGGATTCACTGGCCGTCCGGCGGGCCTTGGGGAACAGCAACAAGTCCGTCGTGGTGATCGGCAGCGGCCTGATCGGGAACGAGTTCGCCGCGTCGATGCGGTACATGGGCCGGGACGTCACGCTCATCGGCCACGCGAAGGCGCCTTTGCACCGCTTCGGGGAGCGGATCGCGTCGGCGCTCACCAAGGAACATCAGCACCATCGCGCCAAGCTGGCGATGAACACCGAGGTGCGGAACTGGATCAGCACCAAGGAGACGGTCGGGCTGCACCTGACCAACAACCAGTTCCTGGTGGCCAGCTGCGTGGTGCTCTCGATCGGCAGCGTGCCCGCCGTGGACTGGCTGCGCGGCTCGGAGCTGACCATCGACGACGGTGTGCTGTGCGAATCGACCCTCTTCGCCGTCGGGGCGGAAGACGTCGTGGTCGCCGGCGACGTCGCGAAATGGCCGAACCTGCGGATCGACGAGACCCCTCGACGGGTCGAGCACTGGATGAACGGCGTCGAATCCGGGCGCGCGGCGGCGGAAAGCCTGATGCTGGGCCGGGACAACGCGCGGCCGTACACGCCACTCCCCCGCGCCTGGTCGTCCCTGTACGACGCGCGGTTGCAGACCGCCGGGATGCCGTCGCTGGGCAAGGACACGATCGAACTCTCCGACGGGGTCACCGGTTTCGTCCGCGACGGCAGGCTGATCGGCGCGGCGGGCTGGGACCGGCCGAAGGCGATGATCCACTGGACCGCCGAACTCGACCGGCGGCTGCCGGTGCCCGAGCCGGTGTTCCCCGCCCCCGCCGCTCCTTCGTTCGCGGCGACGCCGATCGGGGAGGACATCCTGGCGCCGTTCGAGCGGGACTTCCTGTCCGAGACCCCGACCGAGGCCGTTCCCGCACCGGAAAGGATGCCCTGGGCTCGCGTTCCCGCCGGGTGA
- a CDS encoding ferredoxin, translating into MIFGSIRRGTRVSVDNERCEIFGFCEMEAPSTFKIGPDGKLRIRRMVDRDGLDQAISAARLCPKQAIRVKGEGAYDDE; encoded by the coding sequence ATGATCTTCGGAAGCATCCGGCGCGGCACTCGCGTCAGCGTCGACAACGAGCGGTGCGAGATCTTCGGCTTCTGCGAGATGGAGGCGCCGTCCACGTTCAAGATCGGACCGGACGGCAAGCTCCGCATCCGCCGGATGGTCGACCGGGACGGGCTGGACCAGGCCATCTCCGCCGCCCGGCTCTGCCCGAAACAAGCCATCAGAGTCAAGGGAGAAGGAGCGTACGACGATGAGTGA
- a CDS encoding ferric reductase-like transmembrane domain-containing protein, with protein sequence MYDQWSEVVIVLTQKSDTDPGIKGMAQTSARISYGFMCLTLCWGVLTATGWIKSLTGRKALRNSHMVLGILTLSFGVVHAMSFLFLPDGFTLAQVTIPLLPGTLARHELGVIGLEVMLAVALTGGISRFSSYRRFLWIHRLAYPAVAITTLHAFFGAMANGHLGLLWFGGITLLVPAVLLTALRFTPARYLERLGLVEELV encoded by the coding sequence ATGTATGACCAGTGGTCCGAGGTGGTGATCGTGCTGACCCAGAAATCGGACACCGACCCCGGCATCAAAGGCATGGCGCAGACCTCCGCCCGGATCTCGTACGGCTTCATGTGCCTCACCCTGTGCTGGGGCGTGCTCACCGCGACCGGCTGGATCAAGTCGCTGACCGGGCGGAAGGCACTGCGCAACTCGCATATGGTGCTCGGCATCCTGACGTTGTCGTTCGGCGTCGTGCACGCGATGTCGTTCCTGTTCCTGCCCGACGGATTCACCCTGGCGCAAGTCACGATCCCGCTCCTGCCGGGCACCCTCGCGCGGCACGAACTCGGCGTCATCGGGCTCGAGGTCATGCTCGCCGTCGCGCTCACCGGCGGCATCAGCCGCTTCAGTTCCTACCGGCGCTTTCTGTGGATCCACCGGCTCGCCTATCCGGCGGTCGCGATCACCACGCTGCACGCGTTCTTCGGGGCCATGGCCAACGGGCATCTGGGCCTGCTGTGGTTCGGCGGGATCACGCTGCTGGTCCCCGCGGTGCTGCTGACCGCGCTGCGGTTCACGCCGGCCCGGTACCTGGAACGGCTGGGCCTGGTCGAAGAACTGGTCTGA
- a CDS encoding DUF4142 domain-containing protein, translating to MTSASDLPRPVRPLLVLLITAVVSLFGPVGDAHAQDLSAADKNLIVNVKLAGLWEMPAGMWAQERGKSKRTREVGRTLMIDHGRLDTATHAIADRFGIALPSEPSDQQSAWLGEMKAARDDSEFDRIFANRLRYAHGVLFPVIAQVRAGTRNDVVRDYATTANQAVLRHMTLLESTGVVDQSLMPEAPVPQSNSANAAMDVGFGDLALGLLLAVVLGGGLFFAVRTLRGKNTRTRDRAATTEPDPVPSAPGEINV from the coding sequence ATGACCTCGGCATCTGACCTCCCCAGACCCGTCCGCCCGCTGCTCGTCCTGCTGATCACGGCCGTGGTGAGCCTGTTCGGCCCGGTCGGCGACGCGCACGCACAGGACCTGTCCGCGGCGGACAAGAACCTGATCGTCAACGTCAAACTGGCCGGGCTGTGGGAAATGCCCGCCGGGATGTGGGCGCAGGAACGCGGGAAGAGCAAGCGGACCCGCGAAGTCGGCCGGACGTTGATGATCGACCACGGCAGGCTCGACACCGCGACGCACGCCATCGCCGACCGGTTCGGCATCGCCCTGCCGTCCGAGCCGTCGGATCAGCAGTCCGCGTGGCTCGGCGAGATGAAGGCCGCCCGCGACGACAGCGAGTTCGACCGTATCTTCGCCAATCGGCTCCGGTACGCGCACGGTGTGCTGTTCCCCGTCATCGCGCAGGTCAGGGCCGGTACCCGCAACGACGTCGTCCGTGACTACGCCACCACGGCCAACCAGGCGGTGCTGCGGCATATGACCCTGCTGGAGAGCACCGGCGTCGTCGACCAGTCGCTGATGCCGGAAGCCCCGGTGCCGCAGTCGAATTCGGCCAACGCCGCGATGGACGTCGGCTTCGGCGACCTCGCGCTCGGCCTGCTGCTCGCGGTGGTGCTCGGCGGCGGACTGTTCTTCGCCGTCCGGACCCTGCGCGGCAAGAACACCCGGACCCGCGACCGCGCGGCCACCACCGAACCCGATCCGGTTCCCAGTGCCCCAGGAGAGATCAATGTATGA
- a CDS encoding sigma-70 family RNA polymerase sigma factor — protein sequence MGRHSRILQPIVDHEPASNGHDDLIRALYQEFGSSLMAFVLKLTGHDRQWAEDVVQETLIKAWRNAGKLDRQPEMLRAWLFTVARRIVIDGWRSRSARPQEVEELESDSIGVPDESEKTLAAMIVYEALRNLSPEQREAVQQTYLRDRTVNEVAATLGVPPGTVKSRIHHAVRALRRALQERG from the coding sequence GTGGGACGCCACTCTCGGATACTGCAGCCAATCGTCGATCATGAACCCGCGTCGAACGGGCATGACGACCTCATCAGGGCGTTGTACCAGGAGTTCGGATCCAGCCTGATGGCGTTCGTGCTGAAGCTGACCGGCCACGATCGCCAGTGGGCCGAGGACGTGGTCCAGGAGACGCTCATCAAGGCGTGGCGCAACGCCGGCAAACTCGACCGGCAGCCGGAAATGCTGCGCGCCTGGCTGTTCACCGTGGCCAGGCGCATCGTCATCGACGGCTGGCGGAGCCGGAGCGCCCGCCCTCAAGAGGTGGAGGAACTGGAGTCGGATTCGATCGGAGTGCCGGACGAATCGGAGAAGACGCTCGCGGCCATGATCGTTTACGAGGCCCTGCGCAATCTTTCCCCGGAACAACGCGAGGCCGTTCAGCAGACCTATCTTCGTGACCGCACCGTGAACGAGGTCGCGGCGACGCTCGGGGTTCCGCCGGGTACGGTGAAATCGCGGATCCACCACGCTGTGCGCGCGTTGCGCAGGGCGCTGCAGGAGCGGGGGTGA
- a CDS encoding zf-HC2 domain-containing protein, which produces MSEVSGAVHTDIAAYVLGVLGEEDHARFEAHLLECPECQVELVEMYHLPDILDMVKKSWPDPPVKGPGPRVLRMLLADAAKAGRRRKVIRLATAAAVLVLVVGGPLAVLSLTDREPVVTQAAPTVVTSVVPPPPSSSRERETGPDGGAAPFGWSEAGNAVAAEVTVQEKEWGSAVELELRGLVGPMTCQLVAYSRGGEAYAVNNWSVPAKGYGVPGSPAPLVIGGSTALRKADIERFEVHKRDGTVLAIVRR; this is translated from the coding sequence GTGAGCGAGGTGTCCGGAGCTGTCCACACGGACATCGCCGCCTACGTGCTCGGCGTCCTGGGCGAGGAGGATCACGCCAGGTTCGAAGCGCATCTGCTGGAGTGTCCCGAGTGTCAGGTCGAGCTGGTGGAGATGTACCACCTGCCCGACATTCTCGACATGGTCAAGAAGAGCTGGCCGGATCCGCCTGTGAAGGGTCCGGGCCCGCGGGTGCTGCGGATGCTGCTCGCGGACGCGGCCAAGGCGGGCCGTCGCCGTAAGGTCATCCGGCTCGCCACGGCCGCCGCCGTACTCGTGCTCGTCGTCGGCGGACCGCTCGCCGTCCTTTCGCTCACCGACCGTGAACCGGTCGTGACCCAGGCCGCGCCCACCGTCGTCACGTCGGTGGTGCCGCCGCCTCCGTCGTCGTCGCGGGAACGTGAGACGGGTCCGGACGGCGGCGCCGCCCCGTTCGGCTGGTCCGAGGCGGGCAACGCGGTCGCCGCCGAGGTCACGGTGCAGGAGAAGGAGTGGGGCAGCGCCGTCGAACTCGAACTGCGCGGCCTCGTCGGCCCGATGACCTGCCAGCTTGTCGCCTACTCCCGCGGCGGAGAGGCCTACGCCGTCAACAACTGGAGCGTGCCGGCCAAGGGGTACGGTGTCCCCGGTTCCCCTGCTCCCCTCGTCATCGGCGGTTCGACGGCGCTGCGGAAGGCCGACATCGAACGCTTCGAGGTTCACAAGCGGGATGGCACCGTGCTCGCCATCGTGCGCCGGTAG
- a CDS encoding DUF1996 domain-containing protein encodes MARNQGRHRIARRTKIATALLGLSIAVGGLVVSTTTGDPERAAADEVDKSQFVDITEVRPNVDKPEPGRNASTGSFTVDCGRNENGHFNPDNFIAQPGVRNGAQHLHDYVGNLSTNANSDNDSLLGAGTTCRNGDESTYFWPVVRIDTEEEAGRQQGRDGERNRRDRNDQEQVQSDEPNADNELAGNDGEIQRPAVVDITFKGNAREKVKEMPKFLRILYGDAKVSTNGPANARDSWTCTGFENRLIKQYPICPEGSDVKRVHTFPSCLDGDNIDSENHRDHIKYPDENGECANGLTAVPELTISLTYQIPRGIQLAGQYKVDAFPEEDHNPFSDHDDFANVMPDRIMDRLVDCVNEGRQCRE; translated from the coding sequence ATGGCACGAAATCAAGGGCGCCATCGGATCGCCCGCAGGACCAAGATCGCGACCGCGTTGCTGGGCTTGTCGATCGCGGTCGGCGGTCTGGTGGTGTCCACCACGACCGGCGACCCCGAACGCGCCGCCGCGGACGAGGTGGACAAGTCGCAGTTCGTCGACATCACCGAGGTCAGGCCGAACGTCGACAAGCCGGAGCCGGGCCGGAACGCCTCCACCGGCTCGTTCACCGTCGACTGCGGCCGGAACGAGAACGGGCATTTCAATCCCGACAACTTCATCGCGCAGCCGGGTGTCCGCAATGGTGCCCAGCATCTGCACGATTACGTCGGAAACCTTTCCACGAACGCGAACTCGGACAACGACAGCCTGCTGGGCGCCGGCACCACCTGTCGCAACGGCGACGAGTCGACGTACTTCTGGCCGGTGGTGCGGATCGATACCGAGGAAGAAGCCGGACGACAGCAGGGCCGCGACGGCGAACGGAATCGCCGGGACCGGAACGACCAGGAGCAGGTGCAGTCGGACGAGCCGAACGCGGACAACGAACTCGCCGGCAACGACGGCGAGATCCAGCGCCCCGCGGTCGTCGACATCACCTTCAAGGGCAACGCCAGGGAGAAGGTGAAGGAGATGCCGAAGTTCCTCCGGATCCTTTACGGTGACGCGAAGGTCTCCACGAACGGTCCCGCCAACGCGCGGGACAGCTGGACCTGCACCGGCTTCGAGAACAGGCTCATCAAGCAGTACCCGATCTGCCCCGAGGGCAGTGACGTCAAGCGGGTGCACACGTTCCCGAGCTGTCTCGACGGCGACAACATCGACAGCGAAAATCACCGGGATCACATCAAGTATCCCGACGAGAACGGCGAATGCGCGAACGGTCTCACCGCAGTCCCGGAGCTCACCATCTCGCTGACCTACCAGATCCCGCGGGGGATCCAGCTCGCCGGACAGTACAAAGTGGACGCGTTCCCCGAAGAGGACCACAACCCCTTCTCCGATCACGACGATTTCGCGAACGTGATGCCGGACCGGATCATGGACCGTCTCGTCGACTGCGTCAACGAAGGCCGTCAGTGCCGCGAATGA